In one Paenibacillus sp. JQZ6Y-1 genomic region, the following are encoded:
- a CDS encoding AraC family transcriptional regulator, producing the protein MSTSFISPEWGLSVSETVCPDVQTSVNLLGINLREVSRDWECPSHAHHQYEINYVLQGTQQLKIGEYSYVQQAGDLVILPPGIPHMSRSISDRSLVYVCIHFEMNDRVFLSLLERTNQLILRKNSMAARQIEPCIMKLVQAAELEGQHMITRRIRLQAASFELFGVLWEILLDEAAQASPSTYAHMELAHQIAARLQGIVNRNITQVTQRPESHYGIDDIAAELGISPSHCNRIFHQVFAISPRSYLSNLVLHKSKLLLADPHMSIQDIATTLGYRDIAHFSRQFKRWSGISPSHYRKNHLHMNQPLEADV; encoded by the coding sequence ATGTCCACTTCCTTTATATCGCCGGAATGGGGTCTTAGCGTCTCGGAAACTGTATGCCCAGACGTGCAGACATCGGTTAATCTGCTCGGTATCAATCTGCGTGAGGTGAGTCGGGATTGGGAATGTCCGAGTCATGCCCATCATCAGTACGAGATTAACTACGTCTTGCAGGGTACCCAGCAATTGAAGATTGGGGAATACAGTTATGTACAGCAAGCCGGTGATCTGGTGATTTTGCCACCGGGTATTCCGCATATGAGCCGTAGCATCAGCGATCGTTCGCTGGTGTATGTCTGCATTCATTTTGAGATGAATGACCGAGTCTTCCTATCGTTACTGGAACGTACGAATCAACTGATTTTGCGTAAAAACAGTATGGCAGCACGTCAGATCGAACCGTGCATTATGAAGCTGGTTCAGGCTGCCGAGCTGGAAGGGCAGCATATGATCACGCGTCGTATCCGTTTGCAGGCAGCTTCCTTCGAGCTGTTCGGCGTGTTATGGGAGATTCTGCTGGATGAAGCCGCGCAAGCATCGCCATCCACCTATGCGCATATGGAATTGGCGCATCAGATTGCCGCACGATTACAAGGTATTGTGAACCGTAATATTACACAGGTCACTCAGCGACCGGAATCGCATTATGGTATTGATGATATTGCTGCCGAGCTGGGCATCAGCCCATCGCATTGCAACCGCATTTTCCATCAGGTATTCGCCATCTCGCCGCGCAGCTACCTGTCCAATCTCGTCTTGCACAAGTCCAAGCTGCTGCTTGCCGATCCGCATATGTCGATTCAGGACATTGCGACCACGCTCGGCTATCGCGATATTGCGCATTTCAGCCGCCAGTTCAAACGCTGGTCCGGCATCTCACCAAGCCATTACCGCAAAAATCATCTGCATATGAATCAGCCACTCGAAGCCGATGTCTGA
- a CDS encoding MFS transporter: protein MIRKSFYMLWGTQTVSNIADIVYLLSLVTLVFVQTGSLLTTIFIPLFRMLSKIVSGLVAPLVMSRYRLTSILMGSQLGQFVLFTALIFYLWLTPVPSYGIVFAVVFGMSFLDGWTDPARNALVPRLAEGEGLLRANGWISVSDQIVKCSGWALSGIIVAVVGAVPTMWIASASYFLAMFFTAFIRDPYAQAGLIHAQDSVEDDASSKTKPSYGQQLSEGWKIIATNRRIRLLAIVDNIDTLGGAAWLGAFILAFVVQVLHQDERWWGFMNTAFFIGSIAGGLLIVSRVKKIQKNAYLHMLLHLMIYVVIAVAFAFNTQPFLAMFLLMISGLPVQVAGVIRRTLIQQNLTPEETPSVMSAWSVLSNLAFAVAMLGLSWIADHFGMKNMYLIAALMTTVAVVIGYVYRSYFREELAGDQEPYVNEQSVAANKA from the coding sequence TTGATCAGAAAATCGTTTTACATGTTATGGGGCACACAGACCGTATCCAACATTGCGGATATTGTGTACTTGCTCAGTCTCGTTACGCTCGTCTTTGTTCAAACTGGCTCATTGTTGACCACGATTTTTATTCCGCTATTCCGCATGCTATCCAAAATCGTCAGCGGATTGGTTGCACCACTGGTTATGTCGCGGTATCGCTTAACGTCGATTTTGATGGGTTCGCAGCTTGGGCAGTTTGTGCTGTTTACAGCGCTAATTTTCTACCTGTGGCTGACGCCTGTGCCATCGTATGGCATCGTGTTTGCGGTTGTATTCGGTATGTCATTTCTGGATGGATGGACCGATCCGGCGCGCAATGCGCTGGTGCCACGACTTGCGGAAGGAGAAGGCTTGCTACGAGCTAATGGATGGATCTCGGTCAGCGACCAGATTGTAAAATGCTCTGGCTGGGCACTCAGCGGTATCATCGTCGCTGTTGTCGGTGCCGTGCCAACGATGTGGATTGCGTCAGCGAGTTATTTTCTGGCGATGTTCTTTACCGCCTTTATCCGTGATCCGTATGCACAGGCAGGTCTGATCCATGCCCAAGATTCGGTAGAGGATGATGCGTCATCAAAGACCAAACCGTCGTATGGACAGCAATTGTCTGAGGGCTGGAAAATTATCGCTACTAACCGTCGTATTCGTCTGCTGGCGATTGTCGATAATATCGATACGCTCGGTGGTGCAGCATGGCTGGGTGCGTTTATTCTTGCCTTTGTCGTACAAGTGCTGCATCAGGATGAACGCTGGTGGGGCTTTATGAATACCGCCTTTTTCATCGGATCGATTGCAGGTGGACTGCTGATCGTCTCACGCGTCAAAAAGATTCAAAAGAACGCGTATCTGCATATGCTGCTGCATCTGATGATCTATGTAGTGATCGCAGTCGCATTTGCCTTTAATACACAGCCGTTTCTGGCGATGTTCCTGCTCATGATCTCCGGCTTGCCAGTGCAGGTGGCAGGTGTGATCCGTCGCACGCTGATCCAGCAAAATCTGACACCGGAAGAAACGCCAAGCGTGATGTCGGCATGGAGTGTATTGAGCAATCTGGCATTTGCCGTAGCGATGCTGGGACTAAGCTGGATTGCCGACCATTTTGGAATGAAGAATATGTATCTGATCGCTGCGCTGATGACTACTGTAGCTGTGGTCATCGGATATGTGTATCGCTCTTATTTCCGCGAGGAGCTGGCGGGTGATCAAGAGCCGTATGTAAACGAGCAATCGGTAGCAGCGAATAAGGCGTAA
- a CDS encoding SDR family oxidoreductase: MRGKVVVITGGAGVLCRAMALELGRQGCRIAILNRTVEKGQQVADEITAAGGEAIAVQCDVTNEDSVIVAETAVIAQLGLCDILINGAGGNHSDANTTEETFHEQDLNDDGKQTFYDIKIDGFRQVMDLNMVGTLIPTQVFTRNMTGRTGVSVINISSMSAYSPMTKVPAYSAAKAGINNFTQWLAVHFAHTGIRVNAIAPGFFLTQQNQRLLKNEDGSLTERSEKIIAHTPMRRFGVPDDLLGTLLWLADADTSGFITGITVPVDGGFMAYSGV, translated from the coding sequence ATGCGTGGCAAAGTCGTCGTCATTACTGGTGGCGCGGGCGTGTTATGTCGCGCCATGGCGCTAGAGCTGGGAAGACAGGGCTGTCGCATCGCTATTCTGAATCGCACGGTGGAAAAAGGGCAGCAGGTTGCCGACGAGATCACTGCCGCAGGCGGCGAAGCCATTGCCGTACAGTGCGATGTGACCAACGAGGACAGCGTCATCGTAGCTGAAACAGCAGTCATCGCACAGCTTGGTCTGTGCGATATTCTAATCAATGGAGCAGGCGGCAATCATTCAGATGCGAATACGACCGAAGAAACGTTCCATGAGCAGGATTTAAACGATGACGGTAAGCAAACGTTTTACGATATTAAAATCGACGGATTCCGTCAGGTGATGGATCTGAATATGGTCGGTACGCTGATTCCAACGCAGGTCTTCACTCGCAACATGACGGGACGCACTGGGGTGAGTGTAATTAATATTTCGTCTATGAGCGCGTATAGCCCAATGACCAAGGTTCCTGCCTATTCCGCTGCCAAAGCAGGAATCAATAATTTTACGCAGTGGTTAGCAGTGCATTTTGCCCATACAGGGATTCGAGTGAACGCCATTGCACCTGGATTCTTCCTCACACAGCAAAACCAGCGTCTGCTGAAAAATGAAGACGGCTCGCTGACCGAGCGTTCGGAGAAGATTATCGCGCATACACCGATGCGCCGATTTGGTGTACCAGATGATCTACTAGGCACACTGCTGTGGTTGGCAGATGCGGATACGTCAGGCTTTATCACAGGGATAACGGTGCCAGTGGATGGTGGATTTATGGCGTATTCGGGTGTTTGA
- a CDS encoding glycoside hydrolase family 2 TIM barrel-domain containing protein, which yields MNTVIPSIPNYHQQLDVLQVNREPARSYYIPYAQRSTAVHSQRERSPFYQSLNGSWQFRYYDSVREVEPAFWQTAQTDKQKHQHHAGVDTESTTSATHHAAYTAQNQTSGLWDELIVPSCWQRHGYDQQHYTNLNYPFPCDPPHIPTRNPAGAYVRQFELSAAWQERESYLVFEGVLSCVYVWINGQFVGYSQGSRVPAEFYIRPYVQQGINTIAVLVLKWCDGSYLEDQDMWRYNGIFRDVYLLSRAPQHMRDVFVRQSLEKETDSAGKHSYTAASLDVELDMSKRLSDAHSIHPQPQAITVQAQLIDPSGNHVVATGMVDMQSDHSKGSLSLRWDQPVLWNAEQPQLYHLYVEAGGEVLYFAIGLREIAITTDGVFTINGQPIKLKGVNRHDTHPVLGHTVPLQHMVDDLLLMKRHNINTVRTAHYPNDPRFLELCDRLGFYVIDEADLECHGIGIPEDFGPGAFHQLSANVGWQDAFVDRAVRLVERDKNFASVILWSMGNESGYDMNHIAMARWTRERDPSRPVHYEGAAPVYKGHEDVSVLDVESRMYSSPADIIAYASDDQHNKPLFLCEYSHAMGNGPGDLKQYWDAIYAHPRLMGGCVWEWADHGIEQRDEQGQLYYAYGGDFGDQPNDGAFCIDGLVSPDRKPHPGLLELKQIIAPIWIEQLGIQGEQKPTNEDEHLHAQPQENEPSDALLLRIHNRYDFISLEHLTMHWIVEQNGVLLAQGEWALPDIAPQQSTVLEWRLPEGLTALLAAGRNRYVTFSIRQRQQTRWAEYGYEIAFFQFSLDRWITAATSSTSTDAITAANLTTTSAAHEWQPATLVPSIYDKLESTATLPSITALSVQESGGILKISGDEFSCRYDLVEGALLSICRSGIELLAAPSSFAVWRAPISNDMNIEQTWRDSGMDRLHTKIYHSHWQRMSDQTIQIQTSFSLGAISQYPLLHGDVVWHIHSNGLFQMKVDVQVLPTAPYLPRFGLLLALTSGMDQVTYFGQGPHESYVDKHHSTRFGRYTRTVDELFYNYVVPQENGSRDRTDWLHITNPLGVGLQVSGTQPFSFNASHYTPADLTTATHAHQLHPRLQTYLHLDYKMSGVGSNSCGPELAEAFRLQEKSFAYALDIHVISLENR from the coding sequence CTGAACGGCAGCTGGCAATTCCGTTATTATGATTCGGTGCGCGAGGTAGAACCTGCATTTTGGCAAACGGCACAGACGGATAAGCAGAAGCACCAGCATCATGCAGGAGTTGATACAGAATCCACCACCTCCGCAACGCATCATGCAGCATATACCGCGCAGAATCAAACATCTGGATTATGGGACGAGTTGATCGTCCCTTCCTGCTGGCAGCGGCATGGATATGACCAGCAGCATTATACCAATCTGAATTATCCGTTTCCGTGCGATCCGCCGCACATTCCGACCCGTAATCCGGCAGGCGCGTATGTGCGTCAATTTGAACTATCGGCGGCGTGGCAGGAGCGGGAAAGTTATCTGGTATTTGAAGGTGTCTTGTCGTGTGTATATGTATGGATCAACGGGCAGTTTGTCGGTTACAGCCAAGGCAGCCGAGTACCAGCCGAGTTTTATATCCGTCCGTATGTACAGCAGGGCATCAATACCATCGCAGTGCTAGTGCTGAAATGGTGTGATGGCTCGTACTTGGAAGATCAGGATATGTGGCGGTACAACGGTATATTCCGCGATGTGTATCTACTGAGCCGTGCGCCGCAGCATATGCGCGATGTGTTCGTGCGTCAATCACTGGAAAAAGAAACGGATAGTGCTGGTAAGCATTCGTACACCGCTGCCAGTCTGGATGTCGAACTGGATATGAGCAAGCGCTTATCAGATGCGCATTCGATTCATCCCCAACCGCAAGCAATAACTGTACAAGCACAATTGATAGATCCATCCGGCAATCATGTTGTTGCTACAGGAATGGTGGACATGCAATCGGATCATAGCAAAGGTTCCTTGTCACTACGCTGGGATCAGCCAGTGTTATGGAATGCAGAACAGCCGCAGCTCTATCATCTGTATGTGGAAGCAGGCGGCGAAGTGTTGTATTTTGCCATCGGGCTTCGTGAGATAGCGATTACGACAGATGGTGTGTTCACAATCAATGGACAGCCGATCAAGCTAAAAGGTGTAAACCGCCATGATACCCATCCAGTGCTCGGTCATACGGTACCGTTGCAGCATATGGTGGATGATTTGCTGCTCATGAAGCGGCATAATATCAATACGGTGCGGACTGCACATTATCCTAATGATCCACGCTTTCTGGAATTGTGCGACCGCTTGGGCTTTTATGTGATCGACGAGGCGGATTTGGAATGTCATGGGATTGGGATTCCTGAGGATTTTGGTCCGGGTGCCTTTCATCAGTTGTCTGCCAATGTGGGTTGGCAGGATGCGTTTGTGGATCGTGCCGTGCGACTAGTCGAGCGCGATAAAAACTTCGCTTCTGTCATCCTCTGGTCGATGGGTAACGAATCCGGTTACGATATGAACCATATTGCGATGGCTCGCTGGACCCGTGAACGCGACCCTTCCCGTCCGGTTCATTACGAAGGCGCAGCTCCAGTTTATAAAGGGCATGAGGATGTATCCGTGCTGGATGTGGAAAGTCGTATGTATTCTTCGCCTGCCGATATTATCGCTTATGCCAGCGATGACCAGCACAATAAGCCGCTATTTCTGTGCGAATACAGCCATGCGATGGGCAACGGTCCGGGTGATTTGAAGCAGTATTGGGATGCGATCTATGCGCACCCACGTCTAATGGGCGGCTGTGTATGGGAATGGGCAGATCACGGGATTGAACAGCGCGATGAGCAGGGACAGCTGTATTATGCGTATGGCGGCGATTTTGGAGATCAGCCGAATGATGGTGCTTTTTGCATCGACGGTCTCGTTTCGCCGGATCGTAAGCCACATCCGGGTTTGCTAGAGCTGAAGCAGATTATCGCGCCGATATGGATCGAGCAGTTGGGCATACAAGGCGAGCAAAAGCCAACAAATGAAGATGAACACCTCCATGCACAGCCTCAGGAAAACGAACCTTCCGATGCACTGCTGCTCCGTATTCACAATCGATATGATTTTATCTCGTTGGAGCATCTGACGATGCACTGGATCGTTGAACAGAATGGTGTGCTGTTGGCGCAAGGTGAATGGGCATTGCCGGATATAGCACCGCAGCAATCCACCGTACTAGAATGGCGATTACCGGAAGGTCTTACTGCTTTACTCGCCGCTGGTCGCAATCGCTATGTAACGTTTAGCATCCGTCAACGTCAACAGACACGCTGGGCGGAATATGGATATGAGATCGCTTTTTTCCAATTTTCGTTGGATAGATGGATCACAGCAGCAACATCCTCTACATCAACAGATGCAATAACAGCTGCTAACCTCACAACTACATCAGCAGCTCACGAATGGCAACCTGCTACCCTTGTGCCTTCTATATACGACAAGCTGGAAAGTACTGCGACATTGCCGTCTATTACTGCTCTTTCCGTGCAGGAATCCGGCGGTATATTGAAGATTAGCGGAGACGAATTCAGCTGTCGCTACGATCTAGTGGAAGGCGCGCTGCTGTCCATTTGCCGTAGCGGTATAGAATTGCTGGCTGCCCCGTCCAGCTTTGCAGTGTGGCGTGCGCCGATCAGCAATGATATGAACATAGAGCAAACGTGGCGTGACAGCGGTATGGATCGACTGCATACCAAGATCTATCATAGTCACTGGCAGCGCATGAGCGACCAGACTATACAGATTCAGACCTCCTTCTCGCTTGGTGCAATCAGCCAATATCCGCTACTACACGGCGATGTCGTCTGGCATATTCATAGCAATGGCTTGTTCCAGATGAAGGTCGATGTGCAGGTACTGCCGACGGCTCCGTATTTGCCGCGCTTTGGATTACTGCTGGCATTGACATCAGGTATGGATCAGGTAACTTATTTCGGTCAGGGTCCACATGAGAGTTATGTAGATAAGCATCACAGCACACGCTTCGGACGGTATACACGTACGGTGGACGAACTGTTTTACAATTACGTCGTTCCGCAGGAAAATGGCTCCCGTGACCGTACCGACTGGCTGCACATTACCAATCCGCTCGGTGTTGGTTTGCAGGTTAGCGGCACACAGCCTTTTTCATTCAACGCCTCGCATTATACGCCTGCCGATCTGACGACGGCAACGCATGCGCATCAGCTGCACCCGCGCCTACAAACGTATCTGCATCTGGATTATAAGATGAGCGGTGTTGGCTCCAACTCCTGCGGTCCCGAGCTGGCAGAAGCCTTCCGCTTACAGGAAAAATCATTTGCATATGCGCTGGATATTCATGTGATCTCGCTGGAAAATCGGTAA